Proteins encoded by one window of Cervus canadensis isolate Bull #8, Minnesota chromosome 18, ASM1932006v1, whole genome shotgun sequence:
- the HRC gene encoding sarcoplasmic reticulum histidine-rich calcium-binding protein: protein MGLCGPWLHTSVLWAAVASLLLPPAVTQQLRGAGPGPSNWDDHAGVPGPSEDMSGKSDHPMHSHGGHGDENRDVSAESGHHLWGHGDHGEEDEDVFRESQGHRYQGHEVGDENVSDEEEYPKHAQQARGHRHHGNEDADDSAERGDHFPSHGSQSQKDEEEEEEEVVSSEHHHHHIVRHVHRGHREEEDEDEGEENVSTEYGHQVHRHQDHGKEEDEDVSEEHDHDHGPSHRHRGHKEDDDDGDDVVSAERRHQVHRHQDHGEEEEEEAVSEEHPHHHSPSHRHQGHEEEDDDEEDDDDIVSTEHRHQVHRHRDHGEEEDEDDSEEHHHHGPSHRYGGYEEEDDDEDDDDIVSTEHRHQVHRHRDHGKEEDEAVSEEHHHHHGGDKEDEGEDVSTEHWHQAPRHTHHGLGDEEEEEEEITVKFSHPVASHQPQGHKSAKGEDFPDYKKAAPGHDHHGVPKEEDEDISARLGHQAPSHRQQDHRDEGTGHRGSIKEEISHWSPEHMGVKDRSHLRESESEEDEEEKEEDHSSHEEADEGSEEGGEGTPHGSLDDQEDEEDEEEGHGLSLSQEEGEEEEEEEKEEKREERAEVWVPLNQDHQEEDEEEAGLGEDELPFTIIPNPLTRKEVSGGASSEEESGEDMGQQDAQEYGNYQPGSLCGYCSFCNRCTECENCHCDEENMGEHCDQCQHCQFCYLCPLVCETLCSPGSYVDYFSSSLYQALADMLETPEP, encoded by the exons ATGGGCCTCTGCGGGCCATGGCTGCACACTTCTGTCCTCTGGGCTGCAGTGGCCAGCCTGCTCCTCCCCCCTGCCGTGACCCAGCAGCTGAGAGGGGCTGGGCCCGGCCCCAGCAACTGGGACGACCATGCAGGAGTTCCGGGGCCCTCAGAGGACATGTCGGGCAAGTCTGACCACCCAATGCACAGCCACGGAGGCCATGGAGATGAGAACAGGGATGTTTCCGCAGAGAGTGGGCATCATCTCTGGGGCCACGGAGACCACGGAGAAGAGGACGAAGATGTCTTCAGAGAGTCCCAAGGCCATAGGTACCAAGGCCACGAGGTGGGAGATGAGAACGTCTCTGACGAGGAGGAATACCCCAAGCATGCTCAGCAGGCCCGCGGACACAGACACCACGGAAATGAAGACGCGGATGATTCAGCTGAGCGCGGGGACCACTTCCCCAGCCATGGGAGCCAGAGCCAAAaagacgaggaggaggaggaggaggaagttgtGTCCAGTGAGCATCACCATCATCACATCGTCAGGCATGTCCACCGAGGCCacagagaagaggaagatgaagacGAGGGAGAGGAGAATGTCTCCACTGAGTATGGACACCAGGTCCACAGACACCAGGACCATGGGAAGGAGGAGGATGAAGACGTCTCAGAGGAACATGACCATGACCATGGCCCCAGCCACAGACACAGGGGCCACAAAGAAGATGATGATGACGGCGATGATGTTGTCTCCGCCGAGCGCAGACATCAAGTCCACAGGCACCAAGAtcatggggaggaggaggaggaggaggctgtcTCAGAGGAACATCCCCACCATCACAGCCCCAGCCACAGACACCAGGGCCACGaagaagaagatgatgatgaagAAGATGACGATGATATTGTCTCCACTGAGCACAGACATCAAGTCCACAGGCACCGAGAtcatggggaggaggaggatgaagatGACTCAGAGGAACATCACCACCATGGCCCCAGCCACAGATACGGGGGCTACGAAGAAGAAGATGATGACGAAGATGACGATGATATTGTCTCCACTGAGCACAGACATCAAGTCCACAGGCACCGAGATCACGGGAAGGAGGAGGATGAAGCTGTCTCAGAggaacatcaccaccatcacggTGGTGACAAGGAAGACGAGGGTGAGGATGTGTCCACTGAACACTGGCACCAGGCTCCCAGACATACCCACCATGGCCTTGgagacgaggaggaggaggaggaggagatcaCAGTCAAGTTCAGCCACCCTGTTGCAAGCCACCAACCCCAAGGCCACAAGAGCGCTAAGGGGGAGGACTTCCCAGATTATAAAAAAGCAGCCCCTGGCCATGACCATCATGGAGTCCCCAAAGAGGAAGATGAGGACATTTCTGCCAGGCTTGGCCACCAGGCTCCCAGCCACAGGCAGCAAGACCACAGAGATGAGGGGACTGGCCACAGAGGGTCCATCAAGGAAGAGATTAGCCACTGGTCCCCAGAACACATGGGGGTGAAGGATAGAAGCCATTTAAGGGAGAGCGAGTCTGAGGAGgatgaggaagagaaggaagaggatcaCAGCTCCCATGAAGAAGCTGATGAAGGttcagaggagggaggagaaggcaccccacatggcagcctggatgaccAGGAGGATGAGGAAGATGAGGAGGAAGGGCATGGCCTCAGCCTGagccaggaggagggggaagaggaggaggaggaagagaaggaggaaaagagagaagagagagctgAGGTTTGGGTCCCACTGAACCAAGACCACCaggaggaagatgaggaggaggCGGGGCTAGGAGAAGATGAACTCCCCTTCACCATCATCCCCAACCCGCTGACCAGGAAGGAGGTGTCTGGAGGGGCCTCCAGTGAGGAGGAGAGTGGCGAGGACATGG GTCAACAGGATGCCCAGGAGTATGGGAACTACCAGCCAGGGTCCCTGTGTGGCTACTGCTCCTTCTGCAAT CGATGCACTGAATGTGAAAACTGTCACTGTGACGAGGAGAACATGGGAGAGCATTGCGACCAGTGCCAG CACTGTCAGTTCTGCTACCTCTGCCCGCTGGTCTGCGAAACTCTCTGCTCTCCCG